In the Bradyrhizobium guangzhouense genome, one interval contains:
- a CDS encoding MAPEG family protein, whose amino-acid sequence MSVQMVLLPVFVQIGLTFALLIGMVFGRRKALVSGETKIRDIALGEPNWPKGATQIANCYRNQFELPLLFYALIALALPLRHADLFIVLMSWVFVVTRFAHAGVFVTSNDLGRRSSVWLAGVLVLLAMWIYFALKILLLI is encoded by the coding sequence ATGTCCGTCCAAATGGTCCTGCTGCCGGTTTTCGTGCAGATCGGCCTCACCTTCGCACTGCTGATCGGCATGGTGTTCGGGCGCCGGAAGGCGCTGGTCTCTGGCGAGACCAAGATCCGCGACATTGCGCTGGGCGAGCCGAACTGGCCGAAGGGCGCCACACAAATCGCCAATTGCTACCGCAACCAGTTCGAGCTGCCGCTGCTGTTCTACGCCCTGATCGCGCTGGCGCTGCCCTTGCGGCATGCCGACCTCTTCATCGTGCTGATGTCCTGGGTGTTCGTGGTGACGCGTTTTGCCCATGCCGGCGTGTTCGTCACCTCGAACGATCTCGGCCGGCGCTCGTCGGTCTGGCTCGCCGGCGTGTTGGTGCTGCTCGCGATGTGGATCTACTTCGCACTCAAGATTTTGTTGCTGATCTAG
- a CDS encoding acriflavin resistance protein, producing the protein MNTLSSLWTEAGDGQLGIWMSALSGVAAALAVALAMTVYFRLAYRTWRDVVRHGLAVLAAAALLAFVAFDMRHAALAFLGLNPSKPAVEFEIRMPRETLTAASADTQIELHTDRNQTLALIDGVSDLTDGRAVLRGAVALNYRTADRMLVVNLPGKGTFEFRLRLPAEPHRSEQFGPWHLADRIASPLANGIAQQDAYSIRYRVL; encoded by the coding sequence ATGAACACCCTGTCCAGCCTTTGGACCGAAGCCGGCGACGGCCAGCTCGGCATCTGGATGTCGGCGCTGTCAGGCGTCGCGGCGGCGCTCGCCGTCGCACTGGCGATGACGGTCTATTTCCGCCTGGCCTACCGTACCTGGCGCGACGTCGTCAGGCACGGTCTGGCGGTGCTCGCGGCCGCGGCTCTGCTCGCCTTCGTTGCCTTCGACATGCGCCACGCCGCGCTGGCTTTTCTCGGCCTCAACCCGTCCAAGCCGGCGGTCGAGTTCGAGATCCGGATGCCGCGCGAGACCTTGACCGCTGCCTCCGCCGACACCCAGATCGAGCTGCACACCGACCGCAACCAGACCCTCGCACTGATCGACGGCGTCAGCGACCTCACGGATGGCCGCGCGGTGCTGCGTGGCGCGGTCGCCCTCAACTATCGCACCGCAGACCGCATGCTGGTGGTGAATCTGCCGGGCAAAGGCACGTTCGAGTTCCGCCTGCGCCTGCCTGCCGAGCCGCATCGCAGCGAGCAGTTCGGACCATGGCATCTCGCCGACCGCATCGCCTCGCCGCTCGCAAACGGCATCGCGCAGCAGGACGCCTATTCCATCCGCTATCGCGTGCTTTAA
- a CDS encoding Ppx/GppA phosphatase family protein produces the protein MNDHTRLRDGHVSQHGPHGELEGSMAAVALATEPAVPAQAPGTGVYAALDLGTNNCRLLIACPTHDGFRVVDSFSRIIRLGEGVSATGSISEAAIDRAIAALSICRDKINLRKAKRLRLIATEACRAASNAEGFRSRVAAETGIELEVIDRETEASLAMLGCSPLVDPRGRGAILFDIGGGSTELVRIERDPANPEPRIKAWMSIPLGVVTLAEQFGGRDVTPEIYAAMEQEVANHVAPFAAEHGRDLSGMHLLGTSGTVTTLAGIHLNLVRYDRRRIDSIWMNDTDITATITKLLGMSYEDRANNSCISVERADLVLAGCAILDAIRHAFPLPRLRVADRGLREGMLVEMMREDGALRSW, from the coding sequence ATGAATGACCACACGCGGCTCCGCGACGGCCATGTAAGCCAACATGGGCCGCACGGTGAGCTGGAGGGGTCGATGGCGGCGGTGGCTTTGGCCACGGAGCCTGCAGTCCCCGCGCAGGCGCCGGGAACCGGCGTCTATGCGGCGCTGGACCTCGGAACCAACAATTGCAGGCTCCTGATCGCCTGTCCGACCCACGACGGCTTTCGCGTGGTCGATTCCTTCTCGCGCATCATCCGGCTGGGCGAGGGCGTCTCGGCCACGGGGTCCATCAGCGAGGCCGCGATCGATCGCGCCATCGCCGCGCTCAGCATTTGCCGGGACAAGATCAACCTGCGCAAGGCCAAGCGGCTGCGGCTGATCGCCACCGAAGCCTGCCGCGCGGCCTCGAATGCGGAAGGTTTTCGCAGCCGCGTCGCGGCGGAGACCGGCATCGAGCTCGAGGTGATCGACCGCGAGACCGAGGCCTCGCTCGCCATGCTCGGCTGCTCGCCGCTGGTCGATCCCAGGGGCCGTGGCGCCATTCTGTTCGACATCGGCGGCGGCTCGACCGAACTGGTGCGGATCGAGCGCGATCCCGCCAATCCGGAACCGCGCATAAAAGCATGGATGTCGATCCCGCTCGGCGTCGTGACGCTGGCGGAGCAATTCGGCGGCCGCGACGTGACGCCGGAGATCTATGCCGCGATGGAGCAGGAGGTCGCCAATCACGTTGCGCCGTTCGCCGCGGAGCATGGCCGCGATCTCAGCGGCATGCATCTGCTCGGCACGTCGGGCACCGTGACGACGCTCGCCGGCATCCATCTCAATCTCGTGCGTTACGACCGCCGCCGCATCGACAGCATCTGGATGAACGACACCGACATCACCGCGACCATCACCAAGCTGCTCGGCATGAGCTACGAGGACCGCGCGAATAACAGCTGTATCAGTGTCGAGCGCGCCGATCTGGTGCTGGCCGGCTGTGCCATCCTCGATGCCATCAGGCACGCGTTCCCGCTGCCGCGCCTGCGCGTCGCCGACCGCGGCCTGCGCGAGGGCATGCTGGTGGAGATGATGCGCGAGGACGGCGCGCTCAGGAGCTGGTGA
- the guaB gene encoding IMP dehydrogenase — MATVQLQGIREAFTFDDVLLKPGLSDVMPGEVDIRSRVTRAIPLNIPIMASAMDTVTEARMAIAMAQAGGLGVIHRNFDPDGQAAQVRQVKRYESGMVVNPLTISPEASLDDALKLMSDHGISGIPVVTGAGKSTPGKLVGILTNRDVRFATDRRQKVSELMTHENLVTVRENVSQDEAKRMLHHHRIEKLLVVDDQYRCVGLITVKDIEKAVAHPLACKDAQGRLRVAAATTVGDTGFERTERLIDAGVDLVVVDTAHGHSRHVLHAVNRIKRLSNSVQVVAGNVATSDGAQALIDAGADCIKVGIGPGSICTTRIVAGVGVPQLTAIMDAVEAAKKSDIPVIADGGIKFSGDLAKALAAGADIAMVGSLLAGTDETPGEVFLWQGRSYKAYRGMGSVGAMARGSADRYFQQDIKDSLKLVPEGIEGQVPYKGPVGNVMHQLAGGLRAAMGYVGAKDMKELHDKAQFVRITGAGLRESHVHDVTITREAPNYPGGG; from the coding sequence ATGGCCACGGTGCAACTTCAGGGCATCCGCGAAGCCTTCACATTCGACGACGTGCTGTTGAAGCCGGGCCTGTCCGACGTCATGCCGGGCGAGGTCGACATCCGCTCCCGCGTCACCCGCGCCATTCCGCTCAATATCCCGATCATGGCCTCCGCCATGGACACCGTCACCGAGGCCCGCATGGCGATCGCCATGGCGCAGGCCGGCGGCCTCGGCGTCATTCACCGCAATTTCGATCCCGATGGCCAGGCCGCCCAGGTTCGGCAGGTCAAGCGCTACGAGTCGGGCATGGTGGTGAACCCGCTCACCATCAGCCCCGAGGCCAGCCTCGATGATGCGCTCAAGCTGATGAGCGATCACGGCATTTCCGGCATTCCCGTCGTCACCGGCGCGGGCAAGTCCACGCCCGGCAAGCTGGTCGGCATCCTCACCAACCGCGACGTGCGCTTTGCCACCGACCGCCGGCAAAAAGTCTCCGAGCTGATGACGCATGAGAACCTCGTCACGGTGCGCGAGAATGTCAGCCAGGACGAAGCCAAGCGGATGCTGCACCATCACCGCATCGAGAAGCTGCTGGTGGTCGACGATCAATACCGCTGCGTCGGCCTGATCACCGTCAAGGACATCGAGAAGGCGGTTGCCCATCCGCTCGCCTGCAAGGACGCGCAGGGGCGTCTCCGCGTCGCCGCCGCGACCACCGTCGGCGACACCGGCTTCGAGCGCACCGAGCGCCTGATCGATGCTGGCGTCGATCTCGTCGTCGTCGACACCGCGCATGGCCATTCCCGTCATGTGCTGCATGCGGTGAACCGCATCAAGCGTCTTTCCAATTCCGTGCAGGTCGTCGCCGGCAACGTCGCGACCTCGGACGGCGCGCAGGCGCTGATCGATGCGGGTGCCGATTGCATCAAGGTCGGTATCGGCCCGGGCTCGATCTGCACCACACGCATCGTCGCCGGCGTCGGCGTGCCGCAGCTCACCGCGATCATGGATGCGGTCGAGGCTGCCAAGAAGTCCGACATCCCTGTCATCGCCGATGGTGGCATCAAGTTCTCCGGCGATCTCGCCAAGGCGCTCGCCGCCGGCGCCGACATCGCGATGGTCGGCTCGCTGCTCGCCGGCACCGACGAGACGCCGGGCGAAGTGTTTTTGTGGCAGGGCCGGTCCTACAAGGCCTATCGCGGCATGGGCTCGGTCGGCGCGATGGCGCGCGGATCTGCAGACCGCTACTTCCAGCAGGACATCAAGGATTCGCTCAAGCTCGTGCCTGAAGGCATCGAGGGCCAAGTGCCTTACAAGGGCCCGGTCGGCAACGTCATGCACCAGCTCGCCGGCGGCCTCCGCGCCGCAATGGGCTATGTCGGCGCAAAGGACATGAAAGAGCTGCACGACAAGGCGCAGTTCGTCCGCATCACCGGCGCGGGCCTGCGCGAAAGCCACGTCCACGACGTGACCATTACGCGCGAGGCGCCGAACTATCCGGGCGGGGGCTAG
- a CDS encoding DHCW motif cupin fold protein, whose translation MKLPTSPFTVTDWSKVEATTHPGETGQALWRTLEIGDLRVRMVEYSPGYLADHWCDRGHVLYVLKGELDSELRDGRKFKLTPGMSYQVSDFGDAAHRSSTSVGATLFIVD comes from the coding sequence ATGAAGCTCCCCACCTCGCCCTTCACCGTCACCGACTGGAGCAAGGTCGAAGCCACCACGCATCCCGGCGAGACCGGGCAGGCGCTGTGGCGCACGCTTGAAATCGGCGATCTCCGGGTGCGGATGGTCGAGTATTCGCCGGGATACCTCGCCGATCATTGGTGTGATCGTGGGCACGTGCTCTACGTGCTCAAGGGCGAGCTCGACAGCGAGCTGCGCGACGGGCGCAAGTTCAAGCTGACGCCTGGGATGAGCTACCAGGTCTCGGATTTCGGCGATGCCGCGCATCGCTCCTCGACATCAGTGGGCGCGACGCTCTTCATCGTGGATTGA
- a CDS encoding RlmE family RNA methyltransferase, translated as MAKDTTGRLHVQVKTGGKRKLSSKLWLERQLNDPYVAKAKAAGYRSRAAFKLLEIDDKFRLLKPGMAVVDLGAAPGGWSQIAAKRVGSVDGQGKVVAIDLLEMPEIPGVDFAQLDFMDNDAPEKLTAMLGGGADVVMSDMAANTTGHRKTDQLRIVGLVETAAAFACDVLKPGGTFLAKTFQSGADADLLAQLKRDFATVRHVKPAASRQDSSERYVLATGFRGGA; from the coding sequence ATGGCGAAAGACACCACCGGCCGCTTGCACGTTCAGGTCAAGACCGGCGGCAAGCGGAAGCTGTCGTCGAAGCTGTGGCTGGAGCGGCAGCTCAACGATCCCTATGTCGCCAAGGCCAAGGCCGCAGGTTATCGCTCGCGCGCCGCGTTCAAGCTGCTCGAGATCGACGACAAGTTCCGGCTGCTGAAGCCGGGCATGGCGGTGGTCGATCTTGGTGCCGCGCCCGGCGGCTGGAGCCAGATCGCCGCCAAGCGCGTCGGCTCGGTCGACGGCCAGGGCAAGGTCGTCGCGATCGACCTGCTGGAGATGCCTGAGATCCCCGGCGTCGATTTCGCCCAGCTCGATTTCATGGACAACGACGCGCCCGAAAAGCTCACCGCCATGCTGGGCGGCGGCGCCGATGTCGTGATGTCCGACATGGCCGCCAACACCACCGGCCACCGCAAGACCGACCAGCTCCGCATCGTTGGCCTCGTCGAGACGGCGGCTGCCTTTGCGTGTGATGTGCTCAAGCCCGGCGGCACGTTTTTGGCCAAGACGTTCCAGAGCGGCGCCGACGCCGATCTGCTCGCGCAGCTCAAGCGCGATTTCGCGACAGTCCGCCATGTCAAGCCGGCGGCAAGCCGGCAGGATTCCTCCGAGCGTTATGTGCTCGCGACGGGATTTCGCGGCGGGGCATAG
- a CDS encoding cold-shock protein has product MAMGTVKWFNNQKGFGFIQPDDGAKDVFVHISAVERAGLSTLNEGQKVSFDIVADRRSGKSSADNLRAG; this is encoded by the coding sequence ATGGCAATGGGCACCGTGAAGTGGTTCAACAACCAAAAGGGCTTTGGCTTCATCCAGCCGGATGACGGCGCAAAGGACGTCTTCGTTCACATCAGCGCCGTCGAGCGCGCCGGCCTGTCGACCCTCAACGAGGGCCAGAAGGTTTCGTTCGACATCGTCGCGGACCGCCGCAGCGGCAAGTCCTCGGCCGACAACCTCCGCGCCGGCTAG
- a CDS encoding MFS transporter has protein sequence MVDKQRIIPLIVATALFMENMDSTVIATSLPAIAADIGTSPLTLKLAITSYLLSLAVFIPASGWTADRFGARMVFAIAVGVFMIGSVGCALSGSVTDFVIARILQGMGGAMMTPVGRLVLLRSVDKSALVNAMAWVTVPALIGPVIGPPLGGFITTYASWHWIFLINIPIGLLGIFMALKFIDPIKSETQEKFDLYGMVLAGIGLAGIAFGLSVAGLNLLPWSTVAALVAGGAISMTLYVIHARRTGSPVLDFSLLTLPTLRAAIVGGFMFRLGIGALPFLLPLLMQIGFGLSPFHSGLVTFSSSLGAMGMKTLAARLIRAFGFRNLMTVNAIVSAFFLGVCALFTVTTPLLIIMVILVVGGFFRSLEFTAINTVAYAEVDSPQMSRATTLVSVNQQLAVSAGVAVGAASVETTMWLNHVSELNATVFMPAFIVVALTSAASSWFFWQMPSDAGHEISGRKAIEVASRKGAAKGAASAAVKAATEDTQDMRDQRLG, from the coding sequence ATGGTCGACAAGCAACGCATCATTCCGCTGATCGTGGCCACTGCTCTCTTCATGGAGAACATGGATTCCACCGTCATCGCCACCTCGCTGCCGGCGATCGCGGCCGACATCGGCACCAGCCCGCTGACGCTGAAGCTTGCGATCACCTCCTACCTCTTGTCGCTCGCCGTATTCATCCCCGCGAGCGGCTGGACCGCTGACAGGTTTGGCGCGCGGATGGTGTTCGCGATCGCGGTTGGCGTGTTCATGATCGGCTCGGTTGGCTGCGCGCTGTCAGGCTCGGTCACCGACTTCGTGATCGCGCGCATCCTGCAGGGCATGGGCGGCGCGATGATGACGCCGGTCGGGCGCCTCGTGCTGCTGCGCTCGGTCGACAAGAGCGCGCTCGTCAACGCGATGGCCTGGGTGACGGTGCCCGCCCTGATCGGTCCCGTGATCGGCCCGCCGCTCGGCGGTTTCATCACGACCTACGCGTCGTGGCACTGGATCTTCCTGATCAACATTCCGATCGGGCTGCTCGGCATCTTCATGGCCTTGAAGTTCATCGATCCGATCAAGAGCGAGACGCAGGAGAAATTCGATCTCTACGGCATGGTGCTCGCAGGTATCGGGCTTGCCGGCATCGCGTTCGGTCTTTCGGTCGCTGGCCTCAATCTGTTGCCGTGGAGCACGGTGGCGGCCCTGGTCGCGGGCGGCGCGATCTCGATGACGCTCTACGTCATTCATGCCCGGCGGACCGGCTCGCCGGTGCTGGATTTCTCGCTGCTGACCTTGCCGACCTTGCGCGCGGCCATCGTCGGCGGCTTCATGTTCCGGCTCGGCATCGGCGCCCTGCCCTTCCTCTTGCCGCTGCTGATGCAGATCGGCTTCGGCCTGTCGCCGTTTCATTCCGGCCTCGTCACCTTCTCGTCCTCGCTCGGTGCCATGGGCATGAAGACGCTTGCGGCGCGCCTGATCCGGGCCTTCGGCTTCCGCAATCTGATGACGGTGAATGCGATCGTCAGCGCGTTCTTCCTCGGTGTCTGCGCGCTGTTCACGGTGACGACCCCGCTGCTGATCATCATGGTCATCCTGGTGGTCGGCGGCTTCTTCCGCTCGCTGGAGTTCACCGCGATCAACACGGTGGCCTATGCCGAGGTCGACAGCCCGCAGATGAGCCGCGCCACCACGCTGGTCAGCGTCAACCAACAGCTCGCCGTTTCTGCGGGCGTCGCGGTCGGTGCCGCCTCGGTGGAGACCACGATGTGGCTGAACCACGTCAGCGAGCTCAATGCCACCGTGTTCATGCCGGCCTTCATCGTGGTGGCGCTGACCTCGGCCGCCTCGAGCTGGTTCTTCTGGCAGATGCCCAGCGACGCCGGCCACGAGATCTCCGGTCGCAAGGCGATCGAAGTCGCAAGCCGCAAGGGCGCGGCGAAGGGCGCCGCGAGCGCCGCCGTCAAGGCGGCGACGGAAGATACGCAGGACATGCGGGACCAGCGGCTGGGGTAA
- a CDS encoding NADP-dependent oxidoreductase, producing the protein MSQDQHSAKRIVLAARPVGEPKSSDFRLEEFAAPTPGAGEVLLRTIWLSLDPYMRGRMSDGPSYAAPVPVGGVMEGEAVSEVAASNNPDFAKGDIVRARTGWQTHAISNGKGLIKVDPKLGPISTSIGVLGMPGMTAYTGLLDIGKPQPGETVVVAGASGAVGSAVGQIAKIKGARAVGIAGGKDKCDYVVKELGFDACIDHRDPDLAAKLKDACPKGIDVYFENVGGAVFEAVFPLLNPFARVPVCGLIAHYNDTEAKPPKWAASMMRVTLTKRLTFRGFIVSDFASRHGDFLRDMSGWVRDGKVKYKEFVTEGLESAPGAFMGLLKGANFGKQLVRVGPDKA; encoded by the coding sequence ATGTCCCAAGATCAGCATAGCGCCAAACGCATCGTTCTCGCCGCGCGTCCCGTCGGCGAACCCAAATCATCCGATTTTCGTCTGGAGGAATTCGCGGCGCCGACGCCTGGCGCTGGCGAGGTTCTGCTGCGCACGATCTGGCTGTCGCTCGATCCCTACATGCGCGGGCGCATGAGCGATGGTCCGTCCTACGCCGCGCCGGTGCCTGTTGGCGGCGTGATGGAGGGTGAGGCGGTGAGCGAGGTCGCAGCCTCCAACAATCCTGATTTTGCCAAGGGCGACATCGTGCGCGCGCGCACCGGCTGGCAGACGCATGCGATCTCGAACGGCAAGGGCCTCATCAAGGTCGATCCCAAGCTTGGTCCGATCTCGACCTCGATCGGCGTGCTCGGCATGCCCGGCATGACCGCCTACACGGGCCTGCTCGATATCGGCAAGCCGCAGCCGGGCGAGACCGTCGTCGTCGCAGGTGCCTCCGGCGCGGTCGGCTCGGCGGTCGGCCAGATCGCCAAGATCAAGGGCGCACGCGCAGTCGGCATCGCCGGCGGCAAGGACAAGTGCGACTACGTGGTGAAGGAGCTCGGTTTTGACGCCTGCATCGATCACCGCGATCCTGATCTGGCGGCCAAGCTGAAGGATGCCTGCCCGAAAGGCATCGACGTTTATTTCGAGAATGTCGGCGGCGCCGTGTTCGAAGCGGTGTTCCCGCTGCTCAATCCGTTCGCGCGGGTGCCGGTCTGCGGCCTGATCGCGCACTACAACGACACCGAAGCCAAGCCACCGAAATGGGCCGCATCGATGATGCGCGTGACGCTGACCAAGCGGCTGACCTTCCGCGGCTTCATCGTCTCCGACTTTGCGTCCCGCCATGGCGACTTCCTGCGCGACATGTCCGGCTGGGTCCGCGACGGCAAGGTCAAGTACAAGGAGTTCGTCACCGAGGGCTTGGAGAGCGCTCCCGGCGCCTTCATGGGCCTGCTGAAGGGGGCCAATTTCGGCAAGCAGCTGGTCCGGGTCGGGCCGGATAAGGCGTAG
- a CDS encoding RsmB/NOP family class I SAM-dependent RNA methyltransferase, which yields MTPAARLSAAIEVINTIEKDRVPAAKALKEWGTAHRFAGSGDRAAIAGLVWDVLRRLSSSAFLMDSDTARARLIGMLRLERNMDTATMAAMFDGSRFAPEPLTEAEQAALASRSLKDAPAAIAGDYPEWLDSHLAKVFGEDRAAEAVAMASRAPLDLRVNTLKSNRDKVLKALAHLHAKPTPWSPNGLRIELSADARNPGIQAEEEFIKGGVEVQDEGSQLAALFTAAKPGEQVIDLCAGAGGKTLALAAMMQGKGRLIATDRDKRQLAPIHERLSRAGVHNADIRTPKGEADPLADISATADLVVIDAPCTGTGTWRRNPDAKWRMRPGALEIRLKDQAEVLERAVPLVKQGGRIAYITCSVLTEENGEQVRAFVARHPEFAAVPPEQTASVLWDKAEDFANAALQSPEGWLMTPRRTGTDGFFVSVLKKAG from the coding sequence ATGACTCCCGCTGCCCGGCTGTCCGCAGCCATCGAAGTGATCAACACCATCGAGAAGGACCGCGTGCCTGCGGCCAAGGCGCTGAAGGAGTGGGGCACCGCGCACCGCTTTGCCGGCTCCGGCGACCGGGCCGCCATTGCCGGCCTCGTCTGGGACGTGCTGCGGCGCTTGTCCTCCAGCGCCTTTCTGATGGATTCCGATACCGCCCGCGCGCGTCTGATCGGCATGCTCCGCCTCGAGCGCAACATGGACACCGCGACCATGGCCGCGATGTTCGACGGCAGCCGCTTCGCGCCCGAGCCGCTGACGGAAGCCGAGCAGGCGGCACTCGCCTCGCGGTCGTTGAAGGATGCGCCCGCGGCGATCGCCGGCGATTATCCGGAATGGCTCGATTCCCATCTTGCCAAAGTGTTCGGCGAGGACCGCGCGGCGGAAGCGGTGGCGATGGCGAGCCGGGCGCCGCTGGACTTGCGCGTCAACACGCTAAAATCCAATCGCGACAAGGTGCTAAAGGCGCTTGCTCATCTTCATGCGAAACCGACGCCGTGGTCGCCAAACGGCCTGCGCATCGAGCTTTCGGCCGATGCGCGCAACCCCGGCATCCAGGCGGAGGAGGAGTTCATCAAGGGCGGCGTTGAAGTGCAGGATGAAGGATCGCAGCTTGCGGCGCTCTTCACCGCGGCAAAGCCGGGTGAGCAGGTGATCGATCTCTGCGCCGGTGCCGGCGGCAAGACGCTGGCGCTCGCCGCCATGATGCAGGGCAAGGGCCGCCTCATTGCCACCGATCGCGACAAGCGGCAGCTCGCGCCGATCCACGAGCGCCTGTCGCGCGCCGGCGTCCACAATGCCGATATCCGCACGCCCAAGGGCGAGGCCGATCCGCTCGCCGATATCAGCGCCACTGCCGACCTCGTCGTCATCGACGCGCCCTGCACGGGAACCGGGACCTGGCGCCGTAACCCTGACGCCAAATGGCGCATGCGGCCGGGTGCACTGGAGATTCGCCTGAAGGACCAGGCCGAGGTGCTCGAGCGCGCGGTTCCGCTGGTGAAGCAGGGCGGCCGAATCGCCTACATCACCTGCTCGGTGCTGACGGAAGAGAACGGCGAGCAGGTGAGGGCCTTCGTGGCCAGGCATCCGGAGTTTGCGGCGGTGCCGCCGGAGCAGACCGCGAGCGTGCTCTGGGACAAGGCCGAGGATTTTGCAAACGCCGCCCTGCAATCGCCCGAGGGCTGGCTGATGACGCCACGCCGTACCGGAACGGACGGGTTCTTTGTGTCGGTTCTGAAGAAGGCCGGCTGA
- a CDS encoding metallophosphoesterase family protein, translating to MSEFRITQISDTHLGRRFLGLIANFQAVSEHIDASRPDLVINTGDVSFDGPSGRDDVMFAKSLHAALPVDCRYIPGNHDIGDNPTATGPAPKPPVTEAHRQQFRDIIGEDHWSFDAADWRFIGLNSLVMNSGLAFEAEQFDWLASEIAGVKGRPVALFIHKPLFLDLPDDPELPETSIRYVPQPARQRLIEMFSRVDLRLIASGHVHQRRDFTFRHARHVWAPSTGFKINDSRQDRIAIKETGLVEYRFASDSFEVRHVRAAGQVDVDIEELFAQMGSEH from the coding sequence ATGTCCGAATTTCGTATCACCCAGATTTCCGACACGCATCTCGGCCGGCGCTTTCTCGGCCTGATCGCGAACTTCCAGGCGGTCAGCGAGCACATCGACGCAAGCAGGCCTGATCTGGTCATCAACACCGGCGATGTATCCTTCGACGGCCCGAGCGGCCGCGACGATGTCATGTTTGCGAAAAGCCTGCACGCCGCCCTGCCCGTCGACTGTCGCTACATCCCCGGCAATCACGACATCGGCGACAACCCGACCGCAACAGGGCCGGCGCCGAAGCCGCCGGTCACAGAGGCGCATCGCCAGCAATTTCGCGACATCATCGGCGAGGACCATTGGTCGTTCGATGCTGCGGACTGGCGCTTTATCGGCCTCAACTCTCTCGTGATGAATTCAGGGCTCGCCTTCGAGGCCGAGCAGTTCGACTGGCTCGCTTCGGAGATCGCCGGAGTGAAAGGCAGGCCGGTCGCGCTGTTCATTCACAAGCCGCTGTTTCTCGATCTGCCCGACGATCCCGAGCTCCCGGAGACCTCGATCCGCTATGTGCCGCAGCCGGCGCGCCAACGGCTGATCGAGATGTTCTCGCGCGTCGATCTGCGTCTGATCGCCAGCGGTCACGTGCACCAGCGCCGCGACTTCACGTTCCGCCACGCCAGGCACGTCTGGGCGCCGTCAACCGGCTTCAAGATCAACGATTCACGCCAGGACCGGATCGCGATCAAGGAGACCGGCCTCGTCGAATACCGCTTCGCGTCAGACAGTTTTGAAGTCCGCCACGTCCGCGCCGCGGGCCAGGTCGATGTCGATATCGAAGAGCTGTTCGCCCAGATGGGCAGCGAGCACTAG
- a CDS encoding nuclear transport factor 2 family protein, protein MSRFHQPSQLAALGRTWVEAWNARDLERVLRLYDDAAVMTSDRIPTMGFDASGTVRGKDALRAYWGKGLALLPELHFSLIEVFVSPDSLVVLYENERGKKICEYLRVNDAGLIVQGSANHLPH, encoded by the coding sequence ATGTCTAGATTTCATCAGCCTTCCCAGCTTGCCGCGCTCGGCCGCACCTGGGTGGAGGCCTGGAACGCGCGCGACCTCGAGCGCGTGCTGAGGCTCTATGACGATGCCGCCGTGATGACCTCGGACCGCATTCCGACGATGGGATTCGACGCCAGCGGCACCGTGCGCGGCAAGGACGCGTTACGGGCCTATTGGGGCAAGGGGCTCGCGCTGCTGCCGGAGCTGCACTTCTCGCTGATCGAGGTGTTCGTCAGCCCTGACAGCCTGGTGGTGCTTTACGAGAACGAGCGGGGCAAGAAGATCTGCGAATATCTGCGGGTGAATGATGCAGGGCTGATCGTGCAGGGCTCGGCGAACCATCTGCCGCATTGA